The Sander lucioperca isolate FBNREF2018 chromosome 4, SLUC_FBN_1.2, whole genome shotgun sequence DNA segment ACCAATATGACCGTTTATGTCCAAACCAACAATAAAGTCCACTTCGACAGAAGACACTGAGCATACAACtgataatcaattatcaaataGGATACAACAGCCTTCCTCAGACAATTAAACAAACAACGATAGATAAAAAGTCTATGGACACCACGGCAGGTGCAACAAGCAATATTAAGTTACATACATTAAATAACCCGACATTTCTTTTATAATTAAcagtagaataaaacatcaacaAGGCAGACAACATGGAGCTGTAAACAATATAAAATCCACAGGGGCTGcagccacaaacacacatttaaagcaAAAAGAGAGCTGCACAGTTTTACACACAATGCTATGTTGCTAGGCAATGCAGTGGTTGTTGACATTGGAGAATGAGCTGAGTAATTATGTTGTTGTACTCACCTGTCTAAACATCATTCTGTGAGTCTCGAGCACTGCAAAGTCCTTCTCAATCTGCTCTAGGTTCCAATTATCTGCTTTTACATTCTTAAAGCATAATATTACCAGTCCACTTGGCCTCATGCAGAAGTCACCGCTGGAGGATCCACCATGTGCATTTAAGCATTTACCATTTTGCCAAACCCAGAATGCACATTAGTGATGCAACATCGTGGGTGTGTTTGATGTCAGTCACTTAGCTTGCTGACCGGGTGGTGCATTAAATTTAACTGTCACATTAACTTTGTGACAGTAATAAGAGTGGGTGATTTGCCGGGGGGagggatgcgtgggatttccccctttctggtctatatCCCTGCCTTTGCTGAACTATTTTTATCCCTGGTGGGGACAAAatgcatccccccccccccgcaaagtgatcaatgctacttcaccaatacaccatatattatatacctaaaatagaagtatttttaactaagtaaagcgctgtaacgtgaagGAAGTTGCTAGATTTGTTTAGCGGGTAGATTGCTCTGTGACGCCGGACCACAGAGCTAACATCAGAGCTCCAccgtatcagcggcagttggtagatgtgtttagccacCAATAATAAGTGAcagtgagccggctacaggcaccacCAAATGGTCCTTTCAGGGCCCGTGGCAGTTGAGTCATGAAACTcgagaaaaagtgagcgtcatgtggCGACGACAggtaagtttaggcaccaaaaacaattagtttggattaaaacactcctgaggaacaaacacacgtttcctgggagtattttgttttcgccgggaagtgaactccgctccctggcttgaaagcactgtgttttatgttgacaccacattgtgctacttcattttgagattattttccattgaatattggGTTAGGGTTCATAAATACATGTATTGGCCTCCctggccgagtggcactatTCAAGGTAGGAGGGCAGAGGGGGATTTAATTATtggatgttttgttttgttgtgcatgatcaaaaaacatccccactctgttttttcacaaatcacacCCTGACTGTCACCCCCCGTGAAACTCAAAATTATTACGTACAGGTGGCTTCTGTCAAAAGGTAATAACTTTCCTTGCCTATATGGCACATATTGGCATGTCTACATCTGCACtcattgctgctgctgttagTTTTCTTGCCTAAAAGTGCCACAGCTAAGACTGGAACTGCAGGTCTGAACTGAAACTAAATGGTATTGACTGGGCCTGGATTTGGGTGCTTTACAACGACCTTGACACTAACATGAAACACTGGTGCCTAACATGAATAGCCAATATCTTTGAGACTTTTGAAATTTTTCATCATGGACAAAATGACAGATCTTCCTGTAGATGACCAACTCTTATGCATCAGATTGCAACGTGACAAAAGAGGACATAACGTATACATTTGCAAATTTTGAACGCAATATTGTTCAACTGTCATATTATATAATGTCGTGTCCACTTATTCTTTATAGTAAGTTTCATGTTGACAGGATGAAAGAAACCTTTTTGTCCAAATCCCCAATGGAGCATCACCTTATACTGTGTGTAATGTAGGCTATGTAAATAAAAGTGTTCAAAGTGATTAGATGTGCAATATTTTCCAGTGGATAGTGTTGGTGAGTTTGGACAGTGGATCAGGCTTGGGTAGAGGTTAGTGTTGGTTACCCACCTGCACCGCCCTCTTTTCATGGACAGCACATCTGAAATTCCAACATTGACATGTGAAATACAGACAGCAACTCTTATGGCCTCATAGCACTGCACAGTGTGCTGCTCCTCCCAGCCCTAAACATAAACCAGCTTCAGAAGCTACACAACAATGCACTAGTTTTACTGTCACAATGATGATTGTCAAATAACATGTAACACTGTAGGTGTTTTGGGGAAACTCAGAGAGAGAGTTGCATTCACTGGTCACTGATGGTTTCTAAAGAGAAATGTATGatttcatttttactgtaaGTTTGTTCTTATGTATCCtaataaaatacagaaatttGCTTTTTCTTTTGTCCAAATGAGAGTTATTGTTTTACGGATTAAAGTTACAAGCTAACATGCAATTAGGCCACAGACAGATTTGTGTGGGAAACTCACTTTAATTCAGTTTTTGTAGTGTGTagtaataagtgtgtgtgtgtgtgtgtgtgtgtgtgtgtgtgtgtgtgtgtgtgtgtgtgtgtgtttgtgtgttgagaTATAGTGGTTAATAGGGTGAAGTGGCagcctgtactgtatgtatgtagacAATATACCATATGCATCAGTGTAATAATCCCCCTCTCCAGCCCAGTCACAAGGTAAGAATGAAGTGCTACTGCCTGGTAGTACAAAGCACAATGTGAAGCTCATGTGACTGTATTAACCTTTCAGACCTAATCTCCTGCAGTCACGAATGAGAAAAAGCGAGAGaatgaaagaggaaaaagagagatcaGAAAATATAAAGTtagagagataaaaaaaaaggtaacaaaGTAAGCAGATAAGAAAACAATtcagttatgtttttttttgctcctcTGAAGCCCTAAAGACTCTATGGTCTATCTATGGTTTGTTTTGAGACAGACAACAGAGACACTTGTTATACAGAAGTGCAGATTTGGAACTGAATTGTCAAATAAATCGAATTGAAGTAGAGATCACTGTGCAGCACCACCCCATGGCTTCAAAAGCGACACAAACCGCAGAGAATAACACTGACATGTTCTTATACCAACACTGACAGCAAAAAAGTCTCTATTATAGTTTTATAACTCTGAGCAGACTATCAGTGTTCCTACTGACGGGCCAGGAAGATAATAAGTTGGTGGGTCTAGGAATCTCATTGCCTCCATGACACAGGTTTATAGTTTTGTCACGCTGGTCTTTTGGCATGAGAATCAATGGAGGCTTTGGTCAGGATAAGATTTAATCAGATTTTATTGAAAAGGAAGTTATACATTAAAGCTTCACTGGTTTAACTTTTATTGGGCAGATCACAGGGAAACAATGTATGACTTTCAAAAAGGATATTGCTTTTCTCAAAAGGGGAGGGGGACAATGGAGGGCAGACATCCAACAGATGTCTGGACAGAATTGATATCTTTACCTGTAGGGAAAAGATGTGAATTTCACATGGCTTTCTTgaaacacacatggacacatttattcattttaaacttttaagcCTCAATCTTTGTTTCCCACTGACCCAGCCAACAATGAATAGAACTATTATGTTAAGAAGGCATAAATGGCCCTATTCATGTTGCTACAGTGGATGGTACAGTGCATTAAGTATGGCAATACATTATCGTAATTGAGTTAGGCAGCTCAATacaaattgtaaaaaatataaattggtGCAAAGTTTGTCACATTATGACTCAATATCTTATTAACTTGCTGGGTTTGTATGATCATACATATTTACTACACATTTTTGACCCTCTATTAGTAAACTGGAGCAATTTAAATAACAGTAATTTACCTTTCTCTTAGGAATTATGCTCCATTTTTAAACTAACCTGACTGACACAATGTTATTGTCCTAATATGTAACAGTTTAGTCACATGACACTGAAAAGGACTgaacagccatgctagctgctcTCTGAGGCACAGCAATGTCAATTTCAAGATGGCGATAgaggaaaaagtcatgaaaattaTTAGGATTAATTCTCTGGGattatttatttcataaatgttggcaatggcaatccatccaatagttgttaagATAGTTCATTCCTGAACTCTCATCTTACAGCATGGCTCTTCGTGTTTCCTTACACTTAAACATAAATTTCATCATATTTTCCAATGGACAAATTTGTTAATGCAAAACACAGATGCTTAATCTCATACCTGGCTGCATCCACAGAGAAAGTTTCTGTGCACATGTTGTTTGTTTCCTCTAGGGATGTGTCAACGATGCTAATCTGGATATGAATATAAAGAAACTGCTGCACGTAAACTGgggatttttttatttcctctagCAATACACCGCGGATGACGCTGTACATTTACAGGTAGATACCAATTAATGTAACGACTACTTCCAATGTCCATGTATTCCGACACTAACCATGCGATCGTGAGACTGGACAGGCACATGCTAGACATccatataatataaatattcttTTCATTACATAACATAGTAGCCATGGATGTCTTTGTTAAATAACCTAACAGTTCGAAACCATGAGGCACCGCCGTGCAATTCTAATCCTTTCTATGCGTACAAGACTGGTAACATAGAAATATATAGTGTATAGTGTAGTAGTAGAAAGAAAGGCCATATAAAGTGATCAATAAAAACACATGTAACACACATGGATATCCATTTCACATCTTCTGCGTGAAACGCTATCTCAAGAGAATACTACTTTTATTGCTGTGTGCATTGTGATATTATTATGAACTTTTGCTTACAGTATTTTTATGCATCTACTCTCTCTAGCTCTATATCAAGCTCTAATGGTAGCATCACTCATGTCCCAAACTCACAGCCCACCTATAATTGCTCCTCCAGAGTTCACTCTGTGTGTGACATGCCGCCTTAGCTTCACCACAGCCCTTGTAAGGGTCTCGAAAGCATTTAACACTGAAGTGCTACTTTACCCCCCGCCCCAACTCCCATAGAGACACCTGGTGGTAGGAAGACACCTCGGGGTGGCAATATTTAACATGGCGATGTTCGTTTTTTCACCCTCCCTCCTTTCAGTGTCACCTGCTAACCCTCCCTGCCCGGTCCCAATTTACTGTCCAACCATCCAGAGTCTACACATTCTGTGTATGTCTTGTGGTGGtgtacacactcacacttgACATTTgagcaagtttgaagaaacaaaagGAAGTAAAGAGTGTTTTCCTGGGAGAGACTGGGGATTGTTTTGgagtatatttttttatgttttctctgACAGCATGGAGTACTGCTTTTTGAAAGGATTCCTAGTGGTTTTGTTGTTACAACACTGCAGGTCTGAAGGTAGGATGGCATTATGCAAATAGGTTTGATCATCTATGTGATTATATCTTTGTATTTCCATGAAAAGAGCAACACCTGCACACTGACTCTAAACCACAAATTGACTTAATAATTTCAAATAACCTTGCACCTACCCGTGATGTGCATGTAACTATAACTACCGGTAATCCTGTCTTAGAATTTTGAATCAATGAATAATGACATAATCATCCAATGGTAAGGATACAGAATGTTGCTATATTTCTCATGAAGGGATTTGCAGTGATTATGGTGGCACATATTGCATTATAATCAAACACTCCTTGGACCTGTTCCTTGAGTGGTCAACACTTCTTCATTATCAGTATCAATATTAtcaatcaacaaacaatcaatatAACACTGCTCAAATATTCCAAGATTATCTGTTATTTACAGCTGCTACAAAACATCAAGTGTTTTATACTATCTTCTTAGGTCTTTCTACTTCTATCCAATCCTCCACAGCGGTCACCCTGCAAGATGGCCAGGCCTTACCCCAGGAACCAGAGCTGCCCCCTGCAGAGGTGGTACCCGTGGTGGTCCCTCCTAGCCTGAAGGAGGTGCAGCAGGCTGTGCAGGAGGCCTCAGAGCAGGTGGAGGGTCGTGGGGCAGAGGAAGTGCTGAAGGAGCTGCTGGAGAGGGTGGTGGAGGCAGCTATGGGGCAGGTCGAAGGAGGAGGTGAAGCAAAAGCAGATGAGGCAGCCGTGCAGGAGGCGTTTGAGGAGGATGCACTCGGGGCTTATAAAGGAGAGACTGAAAGTGACACAGAGGCTGAGGTGTCGGAGCAGACAGTGGAGGAGGAGGTCGAAGGTGAAGATATGGGTGCCGAGGGGGGAGATACTGGGGTTGGAGAGGAGCAGGAGATAGCAAAGGTGGATGTATTTGAAGATGTAGTTGAGGAGGGCAAAGGAGCCACCGATGGGGAGGAGGAGACTGTAGCTGGATTTGTGCAGGAGACTACAGCAGGTGTAGAAACTGGAGGCAGAGAGGCAGAGGGAGTGGAGGTTATCGGTGAGTCTCTAGACACCAAAGTCAGTCAGGAGGTTGTAGAGGAAGGTGTAGCTGCTTTAGAAGAGACAGGAGGGTATTTAGCAGTGGAGGAGACAGGGGTGGAGGACAGCGAGGAGCAGGTTGTGTTGTGGGAAGAAAAAGGAGCAGCTGAATCAGAAACACAGGAGGTAGAGGAAGCCCCAGCTGTTGTGGATGTGGCAGTAGGTGGAGAGCCAGAGCAGGAGATCGTGGTAGAGTCTGACCCTAGCCTGGCGGTGGCTGATGTGGAGCAGTTAGGGGATGCATGGGGAAAGGAAGAAACTCAGGTAGATGATATGAAAGGTGAGGTGATAGTACCACATTTTGATAATTATGAGAAAGAGACAACACAAACTGTGGCAGGAGAGCCAGTAGAGGCGGAGGACGAGGAGAAGGTAAACATAGTGAAGGACGCTGAAGGACTGGAGGTAGAGGATGAACAAGGCCATTTAGTGGTGGAGGGAGGAGATGCTGAAGAGGTTGAAGCAGAAGGTACAGAAGTAGGGGAAGCAGAAGGAGGTGAAATAAATGGAGGGAGTGTAATCAAGAAGGAATCAGTGGCATTAGTGAATGAGGGCGGTGACCAACAAGCAGGAGAAGAGGAGCAGATTGCTTTGGAGACCTCACGTGGCAGTGAAAAAGAGGATCAAGGTGAGATATGTGAAGATTATTCTTTGTGCAATGGAATGGAAAGCTGGCACAAAGAAATTAGGCTTCATTGTGGTGGTCCGAGACTGGCACCATGAACCTGCAAACGTCTAAAACCTCAAAATTCCCAACAAATCCAAATCGTCTCATTGACTTTTATTCTCATTTTATTAATGAGCTCCATATTTAAGCTGCATCATTCACTTTACTTGCAGTACATTCTTTTCTAATAACTATCTGAAATGTTGAATATGTAAAATCTGTCCATAATTTGGGTCACAAAAACCTAAAACTGCAATGGTATTTGTCTTTAAACATTCAGTTGCATTAGACTCAGCAGCTTTGGTTTAGCTTGCATTGTTTCCATCTTAACCTACTTTAAGAGACAAAAGCTCTTAAATGAAGATTATAAGCCCCTTTAATGCACTTTATATGTCCTGAAAAACCTTCACGATTAGCTGCTCTGGTTAGGCAATGAGCAATGGTTTGAAATGTTTTAGCAAGCGTTTGGTAGAAAGCGCTTGAGAAAATGTTTATAGAATATCTGACATGGACATTAATCTATTATCAGTCAAAACTTCTAAAATTCTCTTAAAGACCAATGATTATTGTAACACATGCAAAGACTGACGTTAAATACACATTCTGCACTGTAAAGATACTGTGATAGTGTAAGTAAGCTTACGCATGCATACAAATCATGAACCAACTTCCAATCTCAGCTGCAGCACATCTATGCATTATTCTACATTCCTTAGGTACACTCGACAAACCCTAAACCTTGACCTCTTGGCTtcattttcatgtgtgtgtcACATACCAAACCCCTCTTCTAGAAGTGCTGGTGATCTCTGCCCCAGAGCCATTGGACGGCGATGAAGCCTCCATAGAGCAGAGCCCTGAGAACCAGGCTCCCACCCCCAGGCCATCTTTAGGTGGGgtggagacagaagaaaataccCTTGGTGATGAGAAATCCAACAATGGCAATGAGATCATTACCCCTACTGATGACATTTTACCACATGAGCCTGTTGTGGCCCAACCTACACTGGATAATTTTGTTAAGGATTTTCCAGCTGAACCCCCTCAGGCAGAAGGGGAGGAACCAGGGGAGGCCAATGAGCTGGTGGAAGATACAGCCGGAAACACAGGTAAAATGgaacataaaaatatattaaaaaatataaaaggaaaATACAATGAAACACAGTTGCCTCTTTGGGCCCTTATGTATTCCACTGGTTTTGGGTTTAATGTCTCAATTGAGAAGTGGAATtgaagtttaaaataaaaaaacaacagaacttCTGAATAAGGCTATAAATGAGTTTGGGTATATATTACAGCAGATTTTCTCCAGCTTAAAATTTGGGTAGAATAAAGGAGAGGAAAACAGATCATCATTGTGATACTGCCAGCAAAATATACAGATGGCCAAGTTGATGTTgttccatttaaataaacagggGAGTAGGCCAACTACACACTGACTGGTGGGGGAAGACCAGAAAGTTGGGACCATCTCGTCACACTATAATATGCTATTTTCTGCTTCACTGAAATGGATGAGAAGTATTATGCCCCTATGTATCACACACATGCCCCTTTGAGCTGACGTAATTTAAAACAGCTGGAAGTTAGATTGTGTAAAATGACATGGCAATAGAataaaaggtgttttttttcctggaaaACTGTAATGTGCTATTCAATTGTAATGAATAGATGGAATATCAGTGTACAGCTTCCTTTATGTGCAGTTGAGGGACAGTTGATTTAGTTGTACCAAAGCGTAGTGCATCAGATGTCATGTTCCCGCCTCTTCTGCCCTACCTCTCTGCCTTAATGTATCTGTTTAGAGACAAGTGAGCTGGGCCTGGAGGCATGGAAGATTGGCGCTATTTCTGCTGCAGCCTTCTTGGTTTTGGAGACCGTTATCATCATTATCTATATCCTCAAACATCCTCCTCGCAACAAAAACAGGTAG contains these protein-coding regions:
- the si:dkeyp-118a3.2 gene encoding A-kinase anchor protein 12 isoform X3; this translates as MEYCFLKGFLVVLLLQHCRSEAVTLQDGQALPQEPELPPAEVVPVVVPPSLKEVQQAVQEASEQVEGRGAEEVLKELLERVVEAAMGQVEGGGEAKADEAAVQEAFEEDALGAYKGETESDTEAEVSEQTVEEEVEGEDMGAEGGDTGVGEEQEIAKVDVFEDVVEEGKGATDGEEETVAGFVQETTAGVETGGREAEGVEVIGESLDTKVSQEVVEEGVAALEETGGYLAVEETGVEDSEEQVVLWEEKGAAESETQEVEEAPAVVDVAVGGEPEQEIVVESDPSLAVADVEQLGDAWGKEETQVDDMKGEVIVPHFDNYEKETTQTVAGEPVEAEDEEKVNIVKDAEGLEVEDEQGHLVVEGGDAEEVEAEGTEVGEAEGGEINGGSVIKKESVALVNEGGDQQAGEEEQIALETSRGSEKEDQEVLVISAPEPLDGDEASIEQSPENQAPTPRPSLGGVETEENTLGDEKSNNGNEIITPTDDILPHEPVVAQPTLDNFVKDFPAEPPQAEGEEPGEANELVEDTAGNTETSELGLEAWKIGAISAAAFLVLETVIIIIYILKHPPRNKNSSVPALQRACEEGCVEPEAATGGDCSDDTLPAGNGDAQQIAAHDPVDVASTLAQNKEQHEEEHEIAMSDLPPSSAEESANIGPGPDSSQDLRTSIL
- the si:dkeyp-118a3.2 gene encoding A-kinase anchor protein 12 isoform X1 is translated as MEYCFLKGFLVVLLLQHCRSEGLSTSIQSSTAVTLQDGQALPQEPELPPAEVVPVVVPPSLKEVQQAVQEASEQVEGRGAEEVLKELLERVVEAAMGQVEGGGEAKADEAAVQEAFEEDALGAYKGETESDTEAEVSEQTVEEEVEGEDMGAEGGDTGVGEEQEIAKVDVFEDVVEEGKGATDGEEETVAGFVQETTAGVETGGREAEGVEVIGESLDTKVSQEVVEEGVAALEETGGYLAVEETGVEDSEEQVVLWEEKGAAESETQEVEEAPAVVDVAVGGEPEQEIVVESDPSLAVADVEQLGDAWGKEETQVDDMKGEVIVPHFDNYEKETTQTVAGEPVEAEDEEKVNIVKDAEGLEVEDEQGHLVVEGGDAEEVEAEGTEVGEAEGGEINGGSVIKKESVALVNEGGDQQAGEEEQIALETSRGSEKEDQEVLVISAPEPLDGDEASIEQSPENQAPTPRPSLGGVETEENTLGDEKSNNGNEIITPTDDILPHEPVVAQPTLDNFVKDFPAEPPQAEGEEPGEANELVEDTAGNTETSELGLEAWKIGAISAAAFLVLETVIIIIYILKHPPRNKNSSVPALQRACEEGCVEPEAATGGDCSDDTLPAGNGDAQQIAAHDPVDVASTLAQNKEQHEEEHEIAMSDLPPSSAEESANIGPGPDSSQDLRTSIL
- the si:dkeyp-118a3.2 gene encoding A-kinase anchor protein 12 isoform X2, which translates into the protein MEYCFLKGFLVVLLLQHCRSEGLSTSIQSSTAVTLQDGQALPQEPELPPAEVVPVVVPPSLKEVQQAVQEASEQVEGRGAEEVLKELLERVVEAAMGQVEGGGEAKADEAAVQEAFEEDALGAYKGETESDTEAEVSEQTVEEEVEGEDMGAEGGDTGVGEEQEIAKVDVFEDVVEEGKGATDGEEETVAGFVQETTAGVETGGREAEGVEVIGESLDTKVSQEVVEEGVAALEETGGYLAVEETGVEDSEEQVVLWEEKGAAESETQEVEEAPAVVDVAVGGEPEQEIVVESDPSLAVADVEQLGDAWGKEETQVDDMKGEVIVPHFDNYEKETTQTVAGEPVEAEDEEKVNIVKDAEGLEVEDEQGHLVVEGGDAEEVEAEGTEVGEAEGGEINGGSVIKKESVALVNEGGDQQAGEEEQIALETSRGSEKEDQEVLVISAPEPLDGDEASIEQSPENQAPTPRPSLGGVETEENTLGDEKSNNGNEIITPTDDILPHEPVVAQPTLDNFVKDFPAEPPQAEGEEPGEANELVEDTAGNTETSELGLEAWKIGAISAAAFLVLETVIIIIYILKHPPRNKNSVPALQRACEEGCVEPEAATGGDCSDDTLPAGNGDAQQIAAHDPVDVASTLAQNKEQHEEEHEIAMSDLPPSSAEESANIGPGPDSSQDLRTSIL
- the si:dkeyp-118a3.2 gene encoding A-kinase anchor protein 12 isoform X4, translated to MGQVEGGGEAKADEAAVQEAFEEDALGAYKGETESDTEAEVSEQTVEEEVEGEDMGAEGGDTGVGEEQEIAKVDVFEDVVEEGKGATDGEEETVAGFVQETTAGVETGGREAEGVEVIGESLDTKVSQEVVEEGVAALEETGGYLAVEETGVEDSEEQVVLWEEKGAAESETQEVEEAPAVVDVAVGGEPEQEIVVESDPSLAVADVEQLGDAWGKEETQVDDMKGEVIVPHFDNYEKETTQTVAGEPVEAEDEEKVNIVKDAEGLEVEDEQGHLVVEGGDAEEVEAEGTEVGEAEGGEINGGSVIKKESVALVNEGGDQQAGEEEQIALETSRGSEKEDQEVLVISAPEPLDGDEASIEQSPENQAPTPRPSLGGVETEENTLGDEKSNNGNEIITPTDDILPHEPVVAQPTLDNFVKDFPAEPPQAEGEEPGEANELVEDTAGNTETSELGLEAWKIGAISAAAFLVLETVIIIIYILKHPPRNKNSSVPALQRACEEGCVEPEAATGGDCSDDTLPAGNGDAQQIAAHDPVDVASTLAQNKEQHEEEHEIAMSDLPPSSAEESANIGPGPDSSQDLRTSIL